In one window of Bacteriovorax sp. BAL6_X DNA:
- a CDS encoding GNAT family N-acetyltransferase/peptidase C39 family protein: MHIFRDATLEDLNELLKIEEESFDGDRLSATNFKYAITKSHGALKLILVNKVIAGYVLILFHRGTSLGRIYSIAISRNFQGQGLAKRLMLLAEKVGQEHSCSYLRLEVKRTNKGAISLYEKLGYKEFKIKQDYYEDHQDALCYEKRIRKAPAKAKRNIAYYQQTTDFTCGPSALMMALKFLRPKVKLNQELELDLWREATTIYMASGHGGCGPHGIALAAARRGLKTEIYINRKSSLFTDSVRDKKKKEVIELVQRNFEKKLKEISVKTHFKNYGIAKIREIIEGGGLALVLISAYRLTETKVPHWIVITNIDDDFVYFNDSDLKDNQDKVDNINIPVGINEFEKMAKYGSGQLKCVISLFS; this comes from the coding sequence ATGCATATTTTTAGAGATGCAACCTTAGAAGATCTGAACGAGCTCCTTAAAATCGAAGAGGAGTCTTTTGATGGCGATCGCCTAAGCGCCACGAATTTTAAATACGCCATTACTAAGTCCCATGGGGCCCTTAAACTTATTCTTGTTAATAAGGTTATTGCTGGCTATGTGCTCATACTCTTTCATCGTGGGACCTCCTTAGGACGTATTTACTCCATTGCTATTAGTCGTAATTTCCAAGGGCAAGGCCTTGCCAAAAGACTCATGTTATTGGCAGAAAAGGTAGGACAAGAGCACTCTTGTTCATACCTACGTCTTGAAGTAAAGAGAACAAATAAAGGTGCTATCTCATTGTATGAAAAGCTCGGCTATAAAGAGTTTAAAATAAAACAAGATTACTACGAAGACCATCAGGATGCTCTTTGTTATGAGAAGCGTATCCGCAAGGCACCGGCCAAGGCCAAAAGAAATATTGCCTATTATCAACAAACTACAGACTTTACCTGTGGACCAAGTGCCTTAATGATGGCCTTAAAGTTTCTAAGACCCAAGGTAAAGTTAAATCAAGAACTCGAGCTAGATCTCTGGCGTGAAGCAACAACTATTTATATGGCCTCTGGACATGGAGGGTGTGGCCCACATGGGATTGCTCTGGCCGCTGCAAGAAGAGGGCTTAAGACTGAGATTTATATTAATCGTAAGTCTTCACTTTTTACGGACTCTGTCAGGGATAAAAAGAAGAAAGAGGTTATTGAGCTTGTTCAACGCAATTTTGAAAAAAAACTCAAAGAAATTAGTGTGAAAACCCATTTTAAAAATTATGGCATAGCTAAGATTCGTGAGATAATTGAAGGTGGAGGACTGGCACTTGTTCTAATTAGTGCATACCGCTTAACTGAAACTAAAGTGCCTCATTGGATTGTTATTACGAATATCGATGATGACTTTGTTTATTTTAATGACTCTGATTTAAAAGATAATCAGGACAAAGTAGACAATATTAATATCCCTGTTGGGATTAATGAGTTTGAAAAAATGGCCAAGTACGGAAGTGGACAGCTTAAATGTGTTATTTCGCTTTTTTCTTAA
- a CDS encoding 4a-hydroxytetrahydrobiopterin dehydratase — protein MTSLNEKTCIPCQGGFPPLPMDEKIQLKDQLDPRWSFTNDKKRLSLELACDKFNQPMAIANEIAKVADEQWHHPDLFISFGKLKVDLWTHKIDDLVESDFIFASKIDQILKSHKL, from the coding sequence ATGACATCCCTTAATGAGAAAACATGTATCCCATGCCAGGGAGGATTTCCTCCCCTACCTATGGATGAAAAAATTCAACTAAAGGATCAACTTGATCCTCGCTGGAGCTTTACTAATGACAAAAAAAGACTCAGCCTTGAACTTGCATGTGACAAATTTAATCAACCGATGGCCATAGCAAATGAAATTGCAAAGGTTGCAGACGAACAATGGCATCACCCAGATCTCTTTATTAGCTTTGGTAAATTAAAGGTTGATCTTTGGACACATAAAATTGATGACCTCGTCGAAAGCGACTTTATTTTTGCTAGTAAAATTGATCAGATTTTGAAGTCACATAAGCTTTAG
- a CDS encoding YqfO family protein codes for MKKLVFFVPKANAEVVKNAVFDAGAGTIGNYDRCSFEVEGVGQFRPNQEANPHIGKNGEIERVVELKVETICPDDKVDDVLKALRMAHPYEEPAVDLYELLNF; via the coding sequence ATGAAAAAACTAGTTTTCTTTGTCCCAAAGGCCAATGCAGAGGTCGTCAAAAATGCGGTTTTCGATGCAGGAGCTGGAACAATTGGTAATTATGATCGATGCTCATTTGAAGTTGAGGGTGTGGGACAATTTAGGCCAAATCAAGAGGCCAATCCACATATTGGAAAAAATGGCGAAATAGAGCGAGTTGTCGAATTAAAAGTTGAAACGATATGTCCTGATGACAAAGTAGATGATGTCCTCAAGGCACTTCGAATGGCCCACCCCTATGAAGAGCCTGCGGTAGATTTGTATGAATTATTAAATTTCTAG
- a CDS encoding methyl-accepting chemotaxis protein, with protein sequence MVSLKDKIKYFFSASVYSILSSAVFVVLLFAVTLPSINSTARNGKNESIKVAIHNAYSMVKYLYDESQAGKISEQEAKTYAKNLLQSLRYDGKNYFFVSDKNLNVVAHGADPYKVGNNMAKYQDGKGTYLYKEFLKIGLEKGEGPLTYYRARKKESDIIEKTSYIKYFAPWGWVIGTGVYLDDVKVATFEARKSTLIGLMICVAIALGLSLWNAHSMYANFISPIKNVIRNLKAEYVELERIANNINSSSRQILDVSSKQTDSVDNVAAAITEIKSMVDSTRDNADRSSGLAKHTANTSNESKEKILRLVHSFDIIKKDNEEVIQVIRDNSIQLNDISNTINDIQEKTEVISDIVFQTKLLSFNASVEAARAGEHGKGFSVVAEEIGGLAKVSGESAIEIATIIEESTRRVKELTDMTTKTVENLVQVTEKDLLEGQKLMADCRDALEELVGQSMESSSMCNEILGALSEQENGIADVNTSINTLNESQWQLKSSQETSAREVEDLVKKSEQIKTAVEKLEKIAA encoded by the coding sequence ATGGTAAGTTTAAAAGATAAAATCAAATACTTCTTTTCTGCGTCAGTTTATTCAATTTTGTCATCGGCCGTTTTTGTAGTTCTACTATTTGCTGTAACTCTTCCATCGATTAACTCTACTGCTCGAAATGGTAAAAATGAAAGTATAAAGGTTGCGATTCATAATGCTTATAGTATGGTGAAGTATCTTTATGATGAGTCACAAGCTGGTAAGATTTCAGAACAAGAAGCAAAGACTTATGCGAAAAACTTACTACAGTCCCTTCGCTATGATGGGAAGAATTACTTCTTTGTCAGTGATAAGAATTTAAACGTAGTTGCTCACGGCGCAGATCCTTATAAAGTTGGAAATAATATGGCCAAGTACCAAGACGGAAAGGGAACTTATCTTTATAAAGAGTTTCTTAAGATTGGTCTAGAGAAAGGTGAAGGGCCTTTAACATATTATCGTGCTCGTAAGAAAGAAAGTGATATTATTGAAAAGACTTCTTATATCAAGTACTTTGCTCCTTGGGGGTGGGTTATCGGAACCGGTGTTTATCTCGATGATGTAAAGGTTGCTACCTTTGAAGCTAGAAAGAGTACTCTTATTGGTCTTATGATTTGTGTTGCCATTGCTCTAGGGCTTTCTCTGTGGAATGCTCACTCAATGTACGCAAACTTTATTTCGCCAATTAAAAACGTTATTAGAAATTTAAAGGCAGAATATGTTGAGCTAGAGCGCATTGCAAATAATATAAATTCGAGTTCAAGGCAGATCCTCGATGTATCTAGTAAACAAACTGATTCTGTCGACAATGTTGCAGCTGCCATTACTGAAATAAAGTCAATGGTTGACTCAACTAGAGATAATGCCGATCGGTCAAGTGGCCTTGCCAAACATACTGCAAATACCTCAAATGAATCAAAAGAAAAAATCTTAAGACTAGTTCATTCATTTGATATTATTAAAAAAGATAATGAGGAAGTTATTCAAGTTATTCGTGATAATAGTATTCAGCTAAATGATATTTCAAACACAATTAATGATATTCAAGAAAAAACTGAAGTCATTAGTGATATCGTTTTCCAAACAAAACTTCTGTCTTTTAATGCCTCTGTTGAAGCGGCGAGGGCAGGTGAGCACGGTAAGGGCTTTAGTGTTGTGGCCGAGGAAATTGGAGGCCTTGCTAAAGTCAGCGGTGAGTCGGCCATTGAAATTGCTACTATTATTGAAGAGTCAACTCGTCGAGTGAAAGAATTAACAGATATGACAACTAAGACTGTAGAGAACCTTGTTCAGGTAACAGAAAAAGATTTACTTGAAGGCCAGAAACTTATGGCCGATTGTCGAGATGCTCTTGAAGAGCTAGTTGGTCAATCAATGGAGTCTTCTAGTATGTGTAATGAAATTCTAGGTGCACTTTCAGAGCAAGAAAATGGTATTGCAGATGTAAATACATCCATAAACACTCTAAATGAGTCTCAGTGGCAATTAAAGAGTTCACAAGAGACTTCTGCTCGTGAGGTTGAAGATCTTGTGAAAAAGAGTGAACAAATTAAGACTGCTGTTGAAAAGTTAGAAAAAATCGCAGCATAA
- a CDS encoding glutathione peroxidase, protein MNLNTIQFKDGKGLDKTIKDFNAKAYLIVNVASKCGLTPQYEALQNLYSEYKDQGLEILAFPANEFLGQEPGTNEEIQQFCNLEYNVTFPVNEKIIVKGEGQHPLYKALTESKKDAVRNDKPDFEQLLTNKGLISGMPHDIHWNFEKFLLDQDGEIIERFFPDIAPTDEKIISKLKELL, encoded by the coding sequence ATGAATCTAAATACAATTCAATTTAAAGATGGTAAAGGGCTAGATAAGACAATTAAGGACTTTAATGCCAAGGCCTATCTTATTGTTAATGTTGCTTCTAAGTGTGGACTAACACCACAGTATGAGGCCCTACAGAATCTTTACTCCGAATATAAGGATCAAGGTCTAGAAATTTTGGCCTTCCCAGCAAATGAATTCCTTGGACAAGAACCTGGAACTAACGAAGAAATTCAGCAATTCTGCAATCTTGAATACAACGTGACTTTTCCGGTAAATGAAAAGATTATCGTTAAGGGCGAAGGGCAACACCCTTTATACAAAGCGCTAACAGAATCAAAAAAAGATGCTGTTAGAAATGACAAACCAGACTTTGAACAACTTCTTACTAATAAAGGACTAATATCTGGCATGCCTCACGACATTCATTGGAATTTTGAAAAATTTCTTCTAGATCAAGATGGTGAAATTATTGAAAGATTCTTCCCAGATATCGCACCGACAGATGAAAAAATCATATCAAAATTGAAAGAGCTACTATAA
- a CDS encoding OsmC domain/YcaO domain-containing protein — translation MQVNVKYLDNLKIEASFDDFKIISDQPVRYKGDGTAPGPYDYFLASSAMCAAYFAKVYCNSRDIPTEDIRISQQNIVDPDNRYKQSFVIHAELPASISEKDKKGILASMNRCTVKRVIQNEIDFKIEAKEILGNDVKLEYEVNDAKTMIAGKDCSLEETIENMTSLLANLGIKIEIASWRNQVPHVWSVHIRDADSPMCFTNGKGATKDAALASALGEYLERISTNYFYSDYYLGEEIANSDFVHYPNEKWFEIPEDDTLPDGLMDNTLIAAYDNDGELSASHLVDTNSGNYERGICALPYVRQSDGETVYIPANLIANLFVSNGMSAGNTKYEARVQCLSEIFERAVKKQIIVDEITLPDVPKAVLEKYPTIMEGVAKLEEAGFPIVIKDASLGGRFPVMCVTLMNPRNGGVFASFGAHPRFEVALERSLTELLQGRSFEGMNDTFPPTFNEFAIREQNNIVDHFIDSTGVISWKFFGAKSQYEFNEWNFSGTTQEEYNYLMDILNQLEKEVYIADYNELGAAACRILVPNYSEIYLPEDLIWDNHNQALDYREAILNLHALDEEDLSELVGQLEESSLDNYMPVSELIGVAFDESTVWGQLVIGELKALTYLALKQFEDAKELVEMLGTFNDNTIERRRFYQVLNIALDIELGEDLEMTDYIENLTRMYGSELMERVSKTISGENRFDGLTPTGMNLEGIDKHLKLIESYKKLQLARHNFLK, via the coding sequence ATGCAAGTAAACGTAAAATACCTCGACAATTTAAAAATCGAAGCCAGCTTCGACGACTTTAAAATCATTTCAGACCAGCCTGTTCGCTACAAAGGTGACGGTACAGCTCCTGGCCCATATGACTATTTCCTAGCATCGTCTGCCATGTGTGCAGCCTACTTTGCCAAGGTCTATTGTAATAGTCGTGATATCCCGACAGAAGATATTCGTATCAGTCAGCAAAATATTGTGGATCCCGATAATCGTTACAAACAATCATTTGTGATTCATGCAGAACTTCCAGCTTCAATATCTGAAAAAGATAAGAAGGGTATTCTTGCATCAATGAATCGCTGTACTGTAAAGCGTGTGATCCAAAATGAAATCGACTTTAAAATCGAGGCCAAAGAAATCTTAGGAAATGATGTCAAACTTGAATATGAAGTAAATGACGCTAAGACCATGATTGCAGGAAAAGACTGTTCTCTCGAGGAAACAATTGAGAATATGACTTCGCTTCTTGCGAATCTAGGAATAAAGATTGAAATCGCCTCTTGGCGCAATCAAGTCCCACACGTTTGGTCTGTTCATATCAGAGATGCAGACTCTCCAATGTGCTTTACGAATGGAAAAGGAGCGACAAAGGACGCTGCCCTTGCTTCGGCCCTTGGTGAGTATCTTGAACGTATCAGCACCAATTACTTTTATAGTGATTACTATCTTGGTGAAGAGATCGCAAATAGCGACTTCGTTCACTACCCTAATGAGAAGTGGTTTGAAATACCAGAAGATGACACACTTCCAGATGGCCTAATGGATAATACCCTAATTGCTGCTTATGATAATGATGGTGAGCTTTCAGCTTCTCACCTTGTTGACACAAACTCAGGAAATTATGAGCGCGGTATTTGTGCACTTCCTTATGTGCGCCAATCAGATGGAGAGACTGTTTATATTCCGGCAAACCTTATTGCAAACCTATTTGTAAGTAATGGGATGAGTGCTGGGAATACTAAGTATGAGGCGCGCGTACAATGTCTTTCTGAAATCTTTGAAAGAGCGGTAAAGAAACAAATTATTGTCGATGAAATAACCCTTCCTGATGTACCAAAAGCAGTTCTCGAAAAGTACCCAACAATTATGGAAGGGGTTGCTAAACTTGAAGAAGCTGGCTTTCCAATTGTCATTAAAGATGCTTCTCTTGGTGGCCGATTTCCTGTCATGTGTGTGACGCTAATGAATCCAAGAAACGGTGGAGTCTTTGCTTCTTTTGGGGCACACCCTCGTTTTGAGGTAGCTCTTGAGAGATCATTAACAGAGCTTCTACAAGGAAGAAGCTTTGAAGGTATGAATGATACTTTTCCACCAACATTTAACGAGTTTGCAATTCGTGAGCAAAATAATATTGTCGATCACTTTATTGACTCAACAGGTGTTATCTCGTGGAAATTCTTTGGTGCGAAATCACAATATGAGTTTAACGAGTGGAACTTTTCAGGAACAACACAAGAAGAATATAACTACTTAATGGACATTCTTAATCAACTTGAAAAAGAAGTTTATATTGCCGATTACAATGAACTGGGGGCGGCCGCATGTCGAATTCTAGTTCCAAATTATTCTGAAATCTATCTACCAGAAGACTTAATTTGGGATAATCATAATCAAGCACTAGACTACCGAGAGGCCATATTAAATCTCCATGCTCTTGATGAAGAAGACCTGTCTGAACTAGTAGGGCAACTTGAAGAAAGTTCACTTGATAACTATATGCCAGTATCAGAACTTATCGGTGTGGCCTTTGACGAAAGTACAGTATGGGGACAACTCGTTATTGGAGAACTTAAGGCACTCACTTACCTTGCATTAAAGCAATTTGAAGATGCCAAAGAGCTTGTTGAAATGCTTGGAACATTCAATGACAATACAATTGAAAGAAGACGCTTCTATCAAGTACTTAATATCGCTCTTGATATTGAACTAGGTGAAGACTTAGAAATGACAGACTACATCGAAAACTTAACTCGTATGTATGGTAGCGAATTAATGGAGCGAGTAAGTAAGACAATTTCTGGAGAGAATCGTTTTGATGGACTTACACCAACAGGAATGAACCTTGAAGGAATTGATAAACATTTAAAGTTAATTGAAAGTTATAAAAAGCTTCAATTGGCACGCCACAACTTTCTAAAATAA
- a CDS encoding OmpW family protein: MKKTSIISILFFLMFNSFSFAQENAMVRVRALGVSPDVSDNIGGNIAINNESVPEVDFSYFFHPNFAVELILATATHDVNLNGTGSLGSVSLLPPTLLAQYHMDFGVFKPYVGAGINYTIFYGEVPGDMASTKYDDSFGYALQLGTDIKVAQNMYLNFDVKKLYLQTDATVDTGSGVVNAEVDIDPLLVGVGIGFRF; this comes from the coding sequence GTGAAAAAAACATCAATCATTTCAATTCTATTTTTCTTAATGTTTAATTCTTTTTCATTCGCGCAAGAAAACGCGATGGTGCGTGTAAGAGCACTTGGTGTAAGCCCTGATGTTAGTGATAATATCGGTGGTAATATTGCAATTAATAACGAATCAGTACCTGAAGTCGACTTCTCTTACTTCTTCCATCCAAACTTTGCTGTTGAATTAATTCTTGCAACAGCAACTCATGACGTAAATCTTAATGGAACAGGAAGCCTTGGAAGTGTTTCTCTTCTACCTCCAACATTACTTGCTCAGTACCATATGGACTTTGGAGTTTTCAAACCATATGTAGGAGCAGGGATCAACTACACAATCTTTTATGGAGAAGTACCAGGAGATATGGCATCAACTAAGTACGATGATTCATTTGGATATGCATTACAGCTTGGTACAGATATCAAGGTTGCACAAAATATGTATCTAAACTTTGACGTCAAAAAACTTTACTTACAAACAGATGCAACAGTTGATACTGGATCTGGAGTAGTGAATGCTGAAGTTGATATCGATCCTCTCCTTGTTGGTGTCGGTATTGGTTTTAGATTCTAA
- a CDS encoding GNAT family N-acetyltransferase: MMEFEIRILEGKEFDKYYQAHKEAVFEEDHSYVLWDILSEEELANIKRLKENMGKPYQLCLAAFDKDDNFIGWSWGFQENSTTYYMCNSAVLPEYRRHGVYGAMLDKTLAILEAEGFQMVYSRHCATNNAVIIPKLKAGFLISKMEIDDKFGILIHLHHYFNEKRKKVMDYRAGQIKPDTEIKKLFKL, translated from the coding sequence ATGATGGAATTTGAAATTAGAATCCTAGAAGGCAAAGAATTTGATAAGTATTATCAAGCACACAAAGAGGCAGTCTTTGAAGAAGACCATAGTTATGTTCTTTGGGATATTCTCTCGGAAGAAGAATTAGCTAATATTAAAAGATTAAAAGAGAATATGGGCAAACCATATCAGCTCTGTCTTGCGGCCTTCGATAAGGATGATAATTTCATTGGCTGGAGCTGGGGTTTTCAAGAAAATAGTACAACTTATTATATGTGTAACTCGGCAGTTCTTCCTGAGTATCGTCGCCATGGTGTTTATGGGGCCATGCTTGATAAGACTCTCGCTATTTTAGAGGCCGAGGGCTTTCAAATGGTCTACTCTCGCCACTGTGCTACGAATAATGCTGTTATTATTCCAAAACTTAAGGCCGGCTTTCTTATATCTAAAATGGAAATTGATGATAAGTTTGGCATCTTGATTCATCTTCATCACTACTTTAATGAGAAGAGAAAAAAGGTTATGGACTATCGTGCCGGGCAAATCAAACCCGACACTGAAATTAAAAAACTTTTTAAGCTTTAG
- a CDS encoding phosphatase PAP2 family protein, whose translation MKNIRKIVTKGIILSTIVSSALAQENNYFWQQEMLNTLQENCEWRYEGCVTVDENQIDMRSQAKRMLDNIYSCKNTIQGCSDEEQKRIDDMEGIKGRIGNETIRGGMNPKEFSEFLRRYDPSDSKKGYFIPLGLSDKEALMLAASTSLGLVMFASDEETMDFIQDHKNGFTEKLVYPTNNHERLIMGGAAAGSYFMGVVLEDGKLKKAGLYVVTSQIATQIVTEGFKKTFGRQRPNKDLGAYAFGTEGKSFFSGHSSGAWSFATVFAEIYKDNKVVPYLAYGVAALTSYGRLHDRKHWLSDVFAGAIAGHLITKLVIRMHESDDSEGGLMVFPSWNAESSTFMVNFEWTPKRKNSQGEFQCKKMPEGKEKIRACIYEAYLRSQN comes from the coding sequence ATGAAAAATATAAGAAAGATCGTAACTAAAGGCATAATTTTATCAACTATCGTATCGAGTGCTTTAGCACAAGAGAATAACTACTTCTGGCAACAGGAGATGCTTAATACGCTCCAAGAAAATTGTGAATGGCGCTATGAAGGCTGTGTAACAGTAGATGAAAATCAAATCGATATGCGTTCTCAGGCAAAGAGGATGCTTGATAATATCTACAGTTGTAAGAATACTATTCAAGGTTGTAGCGATGAAGAACAAAAACGTATCGATGATATGGAAGGTATCAAAGGACGTATTGGAAATGAAACAATCCGTGGTGGTATGAACCCTAAAGAGTTTTCTGAATTCCTAAGAAGATACGATCCTAGTGATAGTAAAAAAGGATACTTTATTCCCCTTGGCCTAAGCGACAAGGAAGCACTAATGCTAGCAGCATCAACATCACTAGGGCTTGTTATGTTTGCCTCGGATGAAGAAACAATGGACTTCATTCAAGATCATAAAAATGGCTTTACAGAAAAATTAGTATATCCAACTAACAATCATGAGCGCCTTATTATGGGTGGTGCCGCAGCTGGTTCTTACTTCATGGGTGTTGTCCTTGAAGATGGAAAGCTCAAGAAAGCAGGACTATACGTTGTCACGTCACAAATTGCGACACAAATTGTAACAGAAGGTTTTAAGAAAACTTTTGGCCGACAAAGACCAAATAAAGACCTCGGTGCCTATGCATTTGGAACAGAAGGAAAGTCTTTCTTTTCTGGGCACTCATCTGGTGCTTGGTCATTTGCAACAGTATTTGCAGAAATCTACAAAGATAATAAAGTTGTTCCTTATCTAGCCTATGGTGTTGCGGCCCTAACTTCATACGGACGTCTACACGACAGAAAACACTGGTTATCTGATGTTTTTGCAGGTGCAATCGCAGGACATCTTATCACGAAACTTGTTATCAGAATGCATGAAAGTGATGATAGCGAAGGTGGACTAATGGTCTTTCCAAGCTGGAACGCTGAATCAAGTACCTTCATGGTTAATTTTGAGTGGACACCTAAGAGAAAGAACTCTCAGGGAGAATTTCAATGTAAAAAGATGCCAGAAGGAAAAGAGAAGATCCGCGCCTGTATCTATGAAGCTTACTTAAGGTCACAAAACTAG
- a CDS encoding LysR family transcriptional regulator: MNINLNYIEVFCHLGQNLNFSQTARELNTSQPAISRKIKLLEDELGYELFVRSNKTTSLTTKGQAFLDQVLPSFNTISGAIQNKVQKINLKVGSIFEAGEKFLLPALSELHDRKNIGHFDLVFDSAMKLIEKLQAGELDIIMTHIIPTQKSLTAFEVCRDGTYLVGPINEKSSENRKLVTYRKEDLYTEKFLTRSVGKTWRSKFEVIGCVNSHKAMLTLCEIGGLFCVVPSSSFNNSKMLKIYKKKESSHGIYICVRQNYLENRDTKNLILELIDCLK, encoded by the coding sequence ATGAATATCAACCTCAACTATATTGAAGTTTTTTGCCACCTCGGCCAAAATTTAAATTTTTCTCAAACAGCTAGAGAACTTAATACTTCTCAACCTGCAATTTCACGTAAGATCAAACTTTTAGAAGATGAACTGGGTTATGAGCTCTTTGTTCGATCAAATAAAACAACTTCTTTAACAACTAAGGGACAGGCGTTTCTAGATCAAGTCCTTCCAAGCTTTAATACAATAAGTGGTGCTATTCAAAATAAAGTACAAAAAATCAACTTGAAGGTTGGAAGTATTTTTGAAGCAGGGGAGAAGTTTCTTTTACCCGCCTTAAGTGAGTTACACGATAGGAAGAATATTGGTCACTTTGATTTAGTTTTTGACTCTGCCATGAAGCTTATTGAGAAATTACAGGCGGGAGAGTTAGATATTATTATGACTCATATTATTCCGACACAAAAAAGCTTGACCGCTTTTGAGGTCTGTCGTGATGGGACATACCTAGTAGGTCCTATAAATGAAAAGAGCAGTGAAAATAGAAAGCTTGTTACTTATCGTAAGGAAGACCTTTATACCGAAAAATTCTTGACTCGTTCAGTTGGCAAGACTTGGCGATCAAAATTTGAAGTAATTGGATGTGTAAACTCTCATAAGGCAATGTTAACACTTTGTGAGATTGGTGGACTTTTTTGTGTTGTTCCGTCATCTAGTTTTAATAACTCTAAAATGCTAAAGATCTATAAGAAGAAGGAAAGTAGTCATGGTATCTATATTTGTGTCAGACAAAACTACCTTGAAAATAGAGATACGAAAAATCTTATTTTGGAGCTAATTGACTGCTTAAAATAG
- a CDS encoding HAMP domain-containing sensor histidine kinase — protein MSLDIYIHITRYFTIFFLAFFTYQFFSGLVSYYTIKERSSLWYTQMCLFSALYCLFFTINTHVTDIKTSNAILNLLWIFAFIAFFSYMHAIEAFLGKSLKYLKAPKVVIAVLTVIQFISLGSYIIFNKSFIFTGQGVVNETFFYQSAQIGMSPNVFGQIVGSLGALSVFFASAIIWKELQKSNSKEYLLKIGILLTILSVINDTCLSLEVSGALVPIYYLANAFEAVRFNFFYRKLAFEKLFNLEREVIRLSKVAQFGFAAASIAHDIKNHIFVIKLRINSLLRNKNEDKEKTYQEILKHNDKLLEITDLYMNIFKNNIASRKENYSSLEIIQDVKELVSTKFEGSNVKFEIAADDFIIHCNKTEIVISVVNLIRNALEAVQGHKSTNKWVKLIFKGEDKSIHVVDSGSGIEPNTAEHIFDFGFTYNKESCGHGIGLAITKELLSRSGFKLWLNEKTPNTTFTIDLIE, from the coding sequence GTGAGCCTTGATATTTATATTCATATTACACGTTATTTTACGATATTTTTCTTGGCATTTTTCACTTATCAGTTCTTTTCGGGTCTGGTTAGCTATTACACTATTAAGGAACGTTCTAGCCTTTGGTATACACAGATGTGTCTCTTTTCTGCACTATACTGTCTTTTCTTCACTATTAATACTCATGTTACAGATATTAAGACATCAAATGCCATATTGAATCTTTTATGGATTTTTGCATTTATTGCTTTCTTCTCATATATGCATGCGATTGAAGCATTCTTGGGTAAGAGCTTGAAGTACTTAAAAGCTCCTAAAGTTGTAATTGCTGTTCTTACTGTAATACAATTCATTTCCCTGGGCTCTTATATAATTTTTAACAAAAGCTTTATCTTCACAGGCCAGGGAGTCGTCAATGAGACATTTTTTTATCAATCGGCACAGATTGGAATGTCTCCGAATGTCTTTGGACAGATTGTCGGTAGCCTAGGTGCTCTATCTGTCTTCTTCGCTAGTGCTATTATATGGAAGGAATTACAAAAATCGAATTCAAAAGAATACCTTTTAAAAATAGGGATTCTTTTAACTATATTGTCTGTAATAAATGATACGTGCTTAAGTCTAGAGGTCTCAGGTGCACTCGTTCCAATATATTATCTAGCAAATGCTTTTGAGGCCGTTAGATTTAATTTCTTTTATCGAAAACTTGCCTTTGAAAAATTATTCAATCTTGAAAGAGAGGTCATAAGGCTCTCGAAGGTTGCCCAATTTGGTTTCGCAGCTGCAAGCATTGCTCACGATATTAAAAATCATATATTTGTTATTAAGTTAAGAATAAACTCGCTTCTTAGAAATAAAAATGAAGATAAGGAGAAGACATACCAAGAAATCTTAAAGCACAATGATAAACTTCTAGAGATAACTGATCTCTATATGAATATCTTTAAAAATAATATTGCCTCTAGGAAAGAGAATTATTCTAGTTTAGAAATTATTCAGGATGTTAAAGAACTAGTGAGTACTAAATTTGAAGGCTCTAACGTGAAGTTTGAAATTGCTGCTGATGACTTCATCATTCACTGTAATAAAACAGAAATAGTTATCTCTGTTGTTAATCTTATAAGAAATGCTCTTGAAGCTGTACAAGGCCATAAGAGCACAAATAAATGGGTAAAACTAATTTTTAAGGGGGAAGATAAATCAATTCATGTCGTGGATAGTGGGAGTGGAATCGAGCCGAATACAGCTGAGCATATTTTTGATTTTGGCTTCACTTATAATAAGGAAAGCTGTGGGCATGGAATTGGCCTTGCTATCACAAAAGAGCTTTTAAGTCGCTCTGGTTTTAAATTGTGGCTAAATGAAAAAACACCCAATACAACCTTTACAATTGACCTTATTGAATAA